A genomic stretch from Solenopsis invicta isolate M01_SB chromosome 15, UNIL_Sinv_3.0, whole genome shotgun sequence includes:
- the LOC105207270 gene encoding elongation of very long chain fatty acids protein — MSYIVEWYRDLMDNKRDPRTHEWFLVSSPGPILTIIATYIYFCVSAGPRYMKDKKPYELRNTLIIYNFIQVLLSFYLFYEGLMAGWLYEYNYICQPVDYSYKPSSMRMARGVYTYFICKLIELLDTVFFVLRKKDRQITFLHLYHHSLMPFCAWIGVKFVADGHPTLLGVINAFVHIIMYTYYMLSAFGPQMQKYLWWKKHLTTIQIVQFVIVFCHNFQMLFTSCNFPKILSFLLALNSGLFMYMFGTFYINNYLKPNVRRELKINGATNGADSVYGVINTFTKELDCNKSD, encoded by the exons ATGTCGTACATCGTGGAGTGGTACAGAGATTTGATGGACAACAAACGTG ATCCGAGAACACATGAGTGGTTTTTAGTGTCTAGTCCTGGTCCAATTTTGACGATCATAgcgacatatatatatttttgcgttTCCGCTGGGCCGAGATATATGAAGGATAAGAAGCCGTACGAATTGAGAAacactttaataatttataactttattcaGGTTCTGTTAAGTTTTTACCTGTTTTACGAAGGCTTGATGGCTGGTTGGTTGTACgaatacaattatatttgtcAACCAGTTGATTATTCATATAAACCGAGTTCAATGCGG ATGGCCCGAGGCGTTTACACGTACTTCATATGCAAACTGATCGAGCTGCTTGACACAGTTTTCTTCGTTTTACGTAAGAAAGATCGACAGATCACGTTCCTGCATCTTTATCATCATTCGCTAATGCCGTTCTGCGCCTGGATCGGTGTGAAATTTGTTGCCGACGGTCATCCGACTCTTCTTGGAGTCATCAATGCCTTCGTCCACATCATTATGTACACCTATTACATGCTGTCTGCGTTCGGGCCGCAAATGCAGAAGTATCTTTGGTGGAAAAAGCATCTGACCACCATACAGATCGTGCAGTTTGTTATAGTATTTTGCCACAATTTTCAAATGCTGTTTACTAGCTGCAATTTCCCAAAGATTTTGTCCTTCTTGCTCGCACTTAACTCCGGCTTATTCATGTATATGTTCGGAacgttttacataaataattatttaaaaccgAACGTGCGACGGGAATTAAAGATTAATGGTGCTACCAATGGCGCTGATAGTGTTTATGGTGTCATCAATACATTCACGAAAGAGTTAGATTGTAATAAATCTGATTAA
- the LOC105207261 gene encoding elongation of very long chain fatty acids protein, with translation MANIILDLITWYKYINEDLADRRSKDYFMVGTPWQGLTVIGLYLYFIFNLGPRLMEKRQPFKLNRILQIYNVFQILINGFLFYEALTQGWLGKYNYFCEPIDYSDTPHALLVTRLVWLYFMIKLLDLMDTIFCVLRKKQNQVTFLHVYHHVGVLIASWCAVKYLPGGHATFLGLLNTFVHVIMYTYYLLASMKIKTSAWKKYITQLQLVQFFLIACHYLQLIWVEDCGFPIWPVYIMVPQNLFMMLLFGDFYYKTYTKKKPEIKTMTKTEINGTFPEINGKPKEQ, from the exons ATGGCAAATATAATATTGGATCTTATAACATGgtataaatacattaacgaGGATTTGGCTG aTCGGCGTagcaaagattattttatggTTGGCACACCATGGCAAGGTTTAACTGTAATtggtttgtatttatattttatatttaatcttggACCGAGGCTTATGGAAAAAAGACAACCTTTCAAATTAAATAggatattacaaatatataatgtcttccaaattctaataaatggatttttattttacgaa GCATTAACGCAAGGTTGGCTAggaaaatataattacttttgtgAGCCTATTGATTATTCGGACACACCACATGCTCTACtg GTCACCAGATTGGTGTGGTTATATTTCATGATCAAACTATTGGATTTAATGGATACTATCTTTTGCGTACTCAGAAAGAAACAAAATCAAGTGACATTCCTTCATGTATATCATCATGTTGGTGTCCTAATAGCTTCTTGGTGTGCCGTTAAATATCTGCCTGGTGGTCATGCAacttttttag GCCTTCTTAATACATTTGTTCACGTAATAATGTACACATACTATCTACTAGCATCCATGAAGATAAAAACAAGCGCGTGGAAAAAGTACATCACTCAGCTGCAGCTGGTCCAATTTTTCCTAATCGCTTGTCACTATTTACAATTAATCTGGGTGGAAGATTGTGGCTTCCCAATATGGCCGGTATATATAATGGTACCACAGAATTTGTTTATGATGTTATTATTTGGagacttttattacaaaacataCACGAAGAAAAAGCCAGAAATCAAAACGATGACAAAGACAGAGATAAATGGCACTTTCCCTGAAATAAATGGAAAACCGAAAGaacaataa
- the LOC105207280 gene encoding DNA fragmentation factor subunit beta has product MSLIADCFRRLTDVSSCKSELKGYKVTDVNRTRKIGIACRNFQDLKQKACSKLNVTNNPTEVNIFLLDGSLIDEEYFHTLEPQTTLILQKPGEKVLSDADILYDALRRVNIDFLTAGDRVTQFLTDNLKAKVALLNRALNKDETKTALSTREQHPEWFENLETNYMTKEAYMHRRCQDRIRTYLYKTIEQIKCSDVFMNNNKARQQLLHTIAFFKLQLKQDHYFGYYFDRSRAVTDSKSESDETDYDRCYEHCPCNLGRGINDETSYLHQRLPQSSDTPVDSDNMDETDARKLRESRKNEKTESDEKLESCPYRVKVREKQIAICDRKGEFKCEGRWNTDGCPYGERHRINPYRSKEELALFSTWNLDHQIERSRTLIPKLLQLSREDTINEQDIYDCYDNLFTVKNLRLVHIICHDKGSHK; this is encoded by the exons ATGTCTCTCATCGCCGACTGCTTTCGCCGTCTGACAGACGTCTCGTCCTGCAAAAGCGAG CTCAAAGGCTACAAAGTGACGGATGTGAATCGTACGCGTAAAATCGGCATTGCCTGCCGAAATTTTCAGGATTTGAAACAGAAGGCATGctcgaaattaaat GTAACTAACAATCCGACGGAAGTGAATATCTTTCTTCTAGACGGATCATTAATCGATGAGGAGTATTTTCATACATTGGAACCACAGACTACTTTGATTTTGCAGAAACCAGGGGAAAAGGTGCTATCCG ACGCAGACATTCTCTACGATGCACTGAGACGCGTGAACATCGATTTCCTCACCGCCGGCGACAGGGTGACGCAATTTTTAACGGATAATCTTAAAGCAAAAGTCGCCTTGTTGAATAGAGCGTTGAACAAGGATGAGACGAAGACAGCGCTTAGTACGAGGGAGCAGCATCCGGAATggtttgaaaatttagaaactAATTACATGACGAAG GAAGCATACATGCACCGCAGATGTCAGGACAGAATACGCACTTATCTTTATAAGACGATCGAGCAGATCAAGTGCTCGGACGTGTTCATGAACAACAATAAAGCGAGGCAGCAGCTTTTGCATACGATAGCCTTCTTCAAACTTCAGCTCAAGCAGGATCACTATTTCGGATATTACTTTGACAGAAGCAGAGCGGTGACCGACTCGAAGAGCGAAAGTGACGAGACCGATTACGATCGATGTTACGAACATTGTCCTTGCAATTTAGGTCGTGGTATTAACGACGAAACATCATATCTTCATCAACGTCTGCCTCAGTCGTCGGATACACCAGTTGACTCAGATAATATGGACGAAACGGACGCGAGAAAGCTTCGTGAGTCTAGGAAAAACGAGAAAACGGAGAGCGACGAGAAATTGGAGAGCTGTCCTTACCGCGTGAAAGTGCGAGAAAAGCAAATCGCTATTTGCGACAGGAAGGGTGAGTTTAAATGTGAGGGCCGATGGAACACCGATGGCTGTCCCTACGGCGAAAGGCACAGGATTAATCCGTACAGATCCAAAGAAGAGCTTGCCTTATTCTCTACGTGGAATTTGGACCATCA AATCGAAAGATCCAGGACGCTTATACCGAAGCTGCTGCAACTCTCACGAGAAGACACGATCAATGAACAAGATATCTATGACTGTTACGACAATCTGTTTACTGTGAAGAATTTAAGGCTGGTTCACATTATATGCCACGATAAAGGATCGCATAAGTAA